The following proteins are encoded in a genomic region of Hoeflea phototrophica DFL-43:
- a CDS encoding adenylosuccinate synthase — protein sequence MANVVVVGSQWGDEGKGKIVDWLSERADVVVRFQGGHNAGHTLVIDGVSYKLSLLPSGVVRPGKMAVIGNGVVIDPHALVSEIDRLAKQDVVVNGDNLRIADNATLILSLHRELDALREDAASNSGTKIGTTRRGIGPAYEDKVGRRAIRVMDLANLETLPAKVDRLLTHHNALRRGLGQPEIAVKTILDELIAVAERILPFRETVWLLLDKERRRGARILFEGAQGSLLDVDHGTYPFVTSSNTVAGQAAAGSGLGPGSLDYVLGITKAYTTRVGEGPFPTELNDETGQFLGERGHEFGTVTGRKRRCGWFDAALVRQSVAVNGTTGIALTKLDVLDGLKQLKICVGYELDGVRIDHLPASQGAQARVTPIYETIEGWEDTTVGARSWADLPAQAIKYVRRIEELIGAPVALLSTSPERDDTILVTDPFED from the coding sequence ATGGCCAATGTAGTTGTCGTCGGATCGCAATGGGGCGACGAGGGGAAGGGCAAGATTGTCGACTGGCTGTCCGAGCGCGCCGATGTGGTGGTGCGCTTCCAGGGCGGCCACAATGCCGGCCATACGCTGGTCATCGACGGGGTCAGCTACAAGCTGTCGCTGCTGCCCTCCGGCGTCGTGCGTCCCGGCAAGATGGCGGTGATCGGCAATGGCGTGGTGATCGATCCGCATGCGCTGGTCAGCGAGATCGACCGGCTGGCCAAGCAGGATGTGGTGGTCAATGGCGACAATCTGCGCATCGCCGACAATGCCACGCTGATCCTGTCGCTGCACCGCGAACTTGACGCGCTGCGCGAGGATGCGGCGTCCAATTCCGGCACCAAGATCGGCACCACGCGGCGCGGCATCGGCCCGGCCTATGAGGACAAGGTCGGCCGCCGGGCGATCCGGGTGATGGATCTTGCCAATCTGGAGACGCTGCCGGCCAAGGTCGACCGCTTGCTCACCCATCACAATGCGCTCAGGCGCGGTCTCGGCCAGCCGGAAATCGCCGTCAAGACGATCCTTGACGAACTGATCGCGGTGGCCGAGCGGATCCTGCCGTTCCGCGAGACCGTCTGGCTGCTCCTGGACAAGGAGCGCCGCCGCGGCGCGCGCATCCTGTTTGAAGGCGCGCAGGGCTCGCTGCTCGATGTCGATCACGGCACCTATCCCTTCGTCACCTCATCGAACACCGTCGCCGGCCAGGCCGCTGCCGGTTCGGGTCTCGGACCGGGCTCGCTCGATTATGTGCTCGGCATCACCAAGGCCTACACCACGCGTGTGGGCGAGGGGCCGTTCCCGACCGAGCTCAATGACGAGACCGGGCAGTTCCTGGGCGAGCGCGGCCATGAATTCGGCACCGTGACCGGGCGCAAGCGCCGTTGCGGCTGGTTCGATGCGGCGCTGGTCCGCCAGTCGGTGGCCGTCAATGGCACCACCGGCATCGCGCTGACCAAGCTCGACGTGCTTGACGGGCTCAAGCAGCTCAAGATCTGCGTCGGCTATGAACTCGATGGCGTGCGCATCGATCATCTTCCTGCAAGCCAGGGCGCGCAGGCGCGGGTCACGCCCATCTACGAGACCATCGAGGGCTGGGAAGACACAACCGTGGGCGCGCGCAGCTGGGCGGATCTGCCGGCGCAGGCGATCAAATATGTGCGCCGCATCGAGGAGCTGATCGGCGCACCGGTGGCGCTGTTGTCCACAAGTCCGGAGCGCGACGACACGATACTTGTGACGGACCCGTTTGAAGACTAG